Sequence from the Natronomonas marina genome:
GGTCCGGCGCCCGTCGGCGTACTCGAGCAACCGGTCGGACCTGACTCCCGTCTCGTCGCTGAGCGACCGCCGAACCGAAATCGGCTCGATTCGATTCCGCTCGTCGACCCACGCCGCCGGTATCGCCTCCACACGCTCGACGTCGTGTTCCAGCCGCTGGACCGTCTCGAGCGCCTCCTGGGCCGTCTCTATCCGCTCCGATGCGGCATCCAGTACGCGGTCGAGGTCCGCGAGGTAGCTGTCGTGGCCCGGCGTCTCGGGGTTCAGACTCCTCGTCAGCAGGTCGTCCTTCGGGAGATAGAGCGTTTCGCACAGGTCGTCGATGGCGGACTGGGCTGGTATCGTATCGTGGTTCGGATTACCCGTCCGTGCCGCGTTCTCCGAGAGCCGGTCGGCCTTGGTCCGTAGCGTGAACCCGATTCGTTCCTCGAACCGCGAGAGGGCCGACGCGCCCGAAAGATAGAGCACGTCGTACTCCCGCTTCTCACCGGTCCCGTTGGTCGCCGCTTTCGACTCGGTCTTTCGCCGTGTCGGGATTCCCTCCCCTGCGAGCAGATACGAGAGCAGCGTGACGATGTCCTCGTCTTTCTGTGTGAGTTCGACGATGCCCTTCTCGGTGACGTGGCCCTCGGCGTCGAAGACCGCCCGGAGGAACGCTCGACGCGGCTCCGCGGGTGCCCGGACGATGCCCGTACCGACTGCGTCGTCGTCGCACAGGACGGCAAAACAGCTCCGGAGATAGTGGACGACGGTCCGATTGTCGACGACTCGATACGGGACGCCCTTCTGTTCACCCCGTTTCGGGTCGACGCCGAACGTCTCCCGGGCGGCCTCGCTGAACGCCTCGAGGAGTCCCTCGTCGCTGTTGTAGAACTTGATTCGCGTGCGTTCGATCCGAGCCTCGCTCAACGCGAGGCCGAGGAACGTCGCGAGTTCGGATGTCAGTTCCCACGGTGGTTCGACCGGCTCCGAGCGGTTGTTGTTCGACGAGACGTGCTGAATCGCCTCGACGTGCTCGCGGAGGGTTTCCCGAGGAATACCGAGGGCGCGGAGGTGCGAGAGCGGACAGACCGTCGACGCCTCCCCGAGGTCTACGCCGGTTGCCTGCTGGCGATACTTCTGGACGGTTTTCGCGGGGATACCGGTCCGGTCGACTATCTCGTCGTCGGTTTCGCCCGAGCGAATGCCCTCGAACACCTCCTGCTTGTACCCGACGTGGTTCTCGGCGACCGTGATTCCGTGCCGCGCTGCGAGTTCCTCCGAGACGTGGACGAATATCCGGTCCCCGTCGAGTTCATCCAGCCAGTCGATGGAACCGTCGCTCTCCGGAAGCGGAGCCTCGCGTGGACGGACGACCCGGTCACCCGGGCGGAGGTCCGCCGCCGCCGACCACGAGAGGCCGTCCTCGTCGATGGTAAGCAGGCGGTGCTCCGGGGTGACCGCCGATTCGTTCCCGTCCCGGGTCGAGACGCGGACGAGCTCCTCGGCCTCCTTGCCGAACAGGTGCGACGGCGAGACGAACTCGAACTCGCCGTCGTCGAACGTGGCGACTTCCAGCGTCTCGTCCGGCGTACTGAATCCCTGCTGCTCTCCCACGATGTCTTCGATTCGCTCGACACCGTTACTCGTCAGGACCGGCGTTTCGCCGGTTACGCACTTTCCGGTCCCGGCCGGCCCCGCGAACAGAAGATGCGGCAAATCTTTCTGGTTGATGTACCGCTGCAGCCGTTCGGTGATGGCTTCGTGGCCGACGACGTCCTCGAGGCTCCGGGGGCGGTACTTCTCGATCCAGATCTCCCGCCCGGTGTCGACGGCGGCAGCCTCGTTCATGCCCGGTGGGTCGCTCCCGTCGGGCATAAACCCCGCGAGACGCCTCCGGCCGGGGCGTCCCCAAACCTATTTTTGGGCGCCCGGCGGGATTCGGGTATGCGCCGTGCTCTGGCAGTCGTCCTCGGTGTCGTACTGGTGCTGTCGCTTTTCACCGGCGTCACGGCGGCCGACACCCGCGCCGGCGGGACGGTCGTCGTCGACGAGGGCGAGACGGTCAACGGGCTCTCGGCGACGGCCGGGACCATCGTCATCGAGGGCACCGTCGACGGCGACCTCCGGGCCTACGGCGGCGAGGTCCGAATCGCCGAGAGCGGCGAGGTGACCGGCATCGTCCGGGCCTACGCGGGCGAGGTGCGAATCGACGGTACCGTCGGCGGGAACGTCCTCGCGTACGCCGGCAGCGTGAGGGTCGGCGAGACGGCCACCATCGACCGCTCGTTCGGCGCGGTCGCCGGCGACGTGGTCCTCGCGGGGCAGATCGACGGCGACGCCAACGCCTTCGCCGGCGAGATCACGCTCGCGCGGACGGCGACGGTCGGCGGCGACCTGACCTACGAGGGCGAACTCGACGACCGCGGCGGCACCGTCGACGGCGTGACACAGAAGACCCAGGACCTGGCGCTGTTCCCGCCGGCCGGCCCGCTGTCGGTCGTCTTTTCGGTGTTCATGTTCTTTGCGAACCTGCTCCTGGGAGCGATACTGCTGTACGTCGGTCCCCGCTTCGCCGACGCCGCCTACGAGACGGTCCTCACCGAACCGCTGCGGACCGGCGGGGCGGGGCTTGCAGCGGTCGGCGGCGTCGCCCTCGCCGTCGCGTTGCTCGCCATCACGATAGTCGGGTTGCCGCTCGCGGTCGCCCTGCTCATGCTCACCGTCGTCCTCGCGTGGGTGGCCGCGGTCTACGGCCGCTACGTCGTCGGGCAGTGGCTCCTGTCGTACACCGGACGGGAGAGCCGCTACCTCGCCCTGTTCGTCGGTGTCGTCGTGGTCGGCCTGCTCGGCATCGTCCCGTACCTCGGCTTCGCCATCCGGGCGGTCGTCTTCCTGATCGGGGCCGGTGTCGTCGCTCTGGCCTTGCTTCGGCTCTACGAACTGGTCACCGAGAGCCGGGGCGGTCTCTCGAGCATCTAGCGGCGCGCATCCCG
This genomic interval carries:
- a CDS encoding replication factor C small subunit, with the translated sequence MNEAAAVDTGREIWIEKYRPRSLEDVVGHEAITERLQRYINQKDLPHLLFAGPAGTGKCVTGETPVLTSNGVERIEDIVGEQQGFSTPDETLEVATFDDGEFEFVSPSHLFGKEAEELVRVSTRDGNESAVTPEHRLLTIDEDGLSWSAAADLRPGDRVVRPREAPLPESDGSIDWLDELDGDRIFVHVSEELAARHGITVAENHVGYKQEVFEGIRSGETDDEIVDRTGIPAKTVQKYRQQATGVDLGEASTVCPLSHLRALGIPRETLREHVEAIQHVSSNNNRSEPVEPPWELTSELATFLGLALSEARIERTRIKFYNSDEGLLEAFSEAARETFGVDPKRGEQKGVPYRVVDNRTVVHYLRSCFAVLCDDDAVGTGIVRAPAEPRRAFLRAVFDAEGHVTEKGIVELTQKDEDIVTLLSYLLAGEGIPTRRKTESKAATNGTGEKREYDVLYLSGASALSRFEERIGFTLRTKADRLSENAARTGNPNHDTIPAQSAIDDLCETLYLPKDDLLTRSLNPETPGHDSYLADLDRVLDAASERIETAQEALETVQRLEHDVERVEAIPAAWVDERNRIEPISVRRSLSDETGVRSDRLLEYADGRRTPERQRATELLERIDSVEREPDVETVQTELRTLIERLGVPYSHVAEGTDLLGTDVINLLENDDHSLSTTTRFRTVTERVREVAAGMLSSEVLECLRTLDALARGNLYIDEVESVERVEESRRVYDLTVPRTRNYVAGDVPTVMHNTTSAIAIAREIYGDDWQENFLELNASDQRGIDVVRDRIKSFARASFGGYDHRIIFLDEADALTDEAQSALRRTMEQFSDNTRFILSCNYSSQIIDPIQSRCAVFRFSPLGDEAVEAQVRAIADAEGIEVTDDGVEALVYAADGDMRKAINGLQAAAVMGETVDEEAVYTITSTARPEEIREMVQKALDGDFTGARAQLDTLLTDVGIAGGDVIDQLHRSVWEFDLSEREAVRLMERVGEADYRITAGANEQVQLEALLASLALDDG
- a CDS encoding bactofilin family protein encodes the protein MRRALAVVLGVVLVLSLFTGVTAADTRAGGTVVVDEGETVNGLSATAGTIVIEGTVDGDLRAYGGEVRIAESGEVTGIVRAYAGEVRIDGTVGGNVLAYAGSVRVGETATIDRSFGAVAGDVVLAGQIDGDANAFAGEITLARTATVGGDLTYEGELDDRGGTVDGVTQKTQDLALFPPAGPLSVVFSVFMFFANLLLGAILLYVGPRFADAAYETVLTEPLRTGGAGLAAVGGVALAVALLAITIVGLPLAVALLMLTVVLAWVAAVYGRYVVGQWLLSYTGRESRYLALFVGVVVVGLLGIVPYLGFAIRAVVFLIGAGVVALALLRLYELVTESRGGLSSI